AAGTGTATTGTAAATGCATCCATAATACCTCTGAATAATCCGCCGACAATCGGACCGATATCTATACCACCACCATTGTCGTTATCCCCCTTGCCACTAAACCTTAAAGCTAATAAAATAAGTACAAATATCACAGTATAAAATACAAGCACAACACCAATTGATGCCTTGTAAACAATTTTGAAAATCTTCCAGAACCAGTTCATGAATTGTTGAAAAAGTTCTTTAAATGTTTTCTTTCCACGCTTTTGTAAGGGATAGTTGAATTTAAAGACTAACTTTCCGGTATTAGAGTCCATCGAAACTCTCGCAGTATAAAGTTCAATTAGCCTTGCCATTGCATCATTAATTTGTTGCAACGAAAAACCTGTCTCTGCTGATAAATCAGCCGGAGAGACTTTACCTTTGGTACGTTTTAATAGTTCTTCAACTTTCAGAACAACTTGTCTGTCGGAATCTTTAGCCTTCATAATAGAGCCATATTATTGATTTTACTTACCTTCATTCTCTTTTGCAGATAAGATAACCGCATCTACAAATCGCTTGTATTTCTCTACATCAGCACCTGTAATTTTCCCACGCTCCATAAATTGCAGTAAATTGGAAGCTATAGCAGCAGGAATATCAAAACTTACCGGATTATTAAGTGCAATGTTTTCTTTTTGAATTTGCTCTACATAAGGTTTGAGAACATTTTTTACTTCAATTAATGCATCAACTTCGCTACCACGTAATTCAATTGTATTGAGTAGTTGATTTGCAAAAATTAAATCCATTGCAAAAACTTTGGGCTTCAGTATTTTTATTTGGTTATTCTGAGCCTGTAAAATATTTGCATTCATCATCATTAATGAAGCAAACATAGCGATAATTAAAATTTTATATCTCATAATACTTTATTAAAATAATTTATTAACATTTAAACTAACTGAAAATCTATGTAAATTGGCATTTGAACCATATCTTGAAAATCCGTAATCGAAATTGAAGTCTTCAAAAGTAAGTCCCAACCCGGCTGAAATTCCTGTCAGCCCTTTGTCTGCTTCCGGCGCTGTAAATGTACGGATTTGGTTGTCATATCCAAGTCTTACCTGCACAACTTCGCCAAAATAAAATTCCCCGCCAAGCGAAAAACTTTTAAATTTATCAAAAAATGAATCAGTATCATCGGCGAGATGATGAAAATTAAAATTGAAAAGAAGAGGCAGTCCTCTCAAACGGTGATTAACGCCAATTCTCAAATCCAGAGGCAGTGATTCATTTTGGTTTGAGATAGTTGTAAGTTGCATTCCGGCATGAAGAACAGACAGCCCGATATTTGTTCTTCCATCACGTAGTCTGTAAAGAAGTCCGGCATCAACAGCCATAGCAGATGTCGAAACTTGCTCAATACCTACAAAAATATATTTCAGAGTAACACCATAGAAGAAATTTGTATCAAGCTCATCTGAATACGATACACCAATGGATAGATCATTGGCTCCAAAAGTGCCTCGGTTTCTATTGCCAAGATTATCGGCATAATCAAAACTGCCGTAGGAAGTAA
This window of the Ignavibacteriota bacterium genome carries:
- a CDS encoding PorV/PorQ family protein, producing the protein MPGIKIIILSIVLIITNTASLLSVDTPFNFLRYVQSARAAGLSGAFTTMTDDPTAVFFNPATISTVENHQASATFLKHVLDINSGNVNYVHALEGTGTLAANIGFTSYGSFDYADNLGNRNRGTFGANDLSIGVSYSDELDTNFFYGVTLKYIFVGIEQVSTSAMAVDAGLLYRLRDGRTNIGLSVLHAGMQLTTISNQNESLPLDLRIGVNHRLRGLPLLFNFNFHHLADDTDSFFDKFKSFSLGGEFYFGEVVQVRLGYDNQIRTFTAPEADKGLTGISAGLGLTFEDFNFDYGFSRYGSNANLHRFSVSLNVNKLF